One Gadus morhua chromosome 23, gadMor3.0, whole genome shotgun sequence DNA segment encodes these proteins:
- the mrpl15 gene encoding large ribosomal subunit protein uL15m produces MSLIKKPGGKALDVLQNLPRITLANLRPEPGSKQKEKRRGRGQYGGNRSGRGHKGERQRGTRPRLGFEGGATPFYLIIPKYGYNEGHSRRPQYQPLSLKRLQYLIDVGRLDPSQPIDLTQLVNARGVTIQPQKRDFGVQLVDEGAELFSAKINIEVQRASEAAIAAVERNGGVLTNSFYDPISLAILIKPVPFFQRGQPIPKRMHPGEEMVPFYMDPCARGYLAPPEQVQQARLALAKKYGYVLPDLSRDELFHMLSSRKDPRQIFFGLSPGWVVNMADRKILKPTNEKLVQYYGS; encoded by the exons ATGTCTCTTATCAAAAAGCCTGGCGGAAAAGCTTTGGATGTTTTACAGAATTTACCTCGCATCACTTTAGCAAACTTGCGACCCGAGCCGGGGTCAAAGCAAAAG GAGAAACGGCGAGGCAGGGGTCAGTATGGAGGCAATCGGAGCGGCCGCGGCCATAAGGGAGAACGCCAGAGGGGAACTCGTCCTCGTCTGGGGTTCGAAGGAGGAGCGACTCCCTTCTACCTGATTATCCCGAAATATGGATACAACGAAGGGCACAG CCGCCGGCCCCAGTACCAGCCCCTGTCTCTGAAGCGTCTGCAGTACCTGATCGACGTGGGCCGCCTGGACCCGTCCCAGCCCATAGACCTGACCCAGCTGGTCAATGCCCGGGGGGTCACCATCCAGCCCCAGAAGAGGGACTTCGGGGTCCAGCTCGTAGACGAG GGCGCTGAGCTCTTTTCAGCCAAGATCAACATCGAGGTCCAGCGGGCGTCGGAGGCAGCGATCGCTGCCGTGGAGCGCAATGGCGGGGTCCTCACCAACAGCTTCTATGACCCCATCAGCCTCG CGATCCTCATCAAGCCCGTGCCGTTCTTCCAGCGGGGGCAGCCCATCCCCAAGCGCATGCACCCGGGGGAGGAGATGGTCCCGTTCTACATGGACCCCTGCGCCCGCGGCTACCTCGCCCCCCCCGAGCAGGTCCAGCAGGCCCGGCTGGCCCTTGCCAAGAAGTACGGCTACGTCCTGCCTGACCTCTCCAGGGACGAGCTGTTCCACATGCTGAGCTCCCGGAAGGACCCCAGGCAGATCTTCTTCGGCCTGTCCCCTGGCTGGGTGGTCAACATGGCCGACAGGAAGATCCTCAAGCCCACCAACGAGAAACTCGTCCAGTACTACGGCTCCTAG
- the LOC115537165 gene encoding regulator of G-protein signaling 20-like: MGSEWLEKRKRQMQVHQEAAATVLHARDAMRKTPPNNASNACCFCWCCCCSCSCLTVRSDEETVPRGLERRTDVLAVCDDSPKPTLEDARSWSMSFERLMKSAAGRGCFRQFLRTEFSEENMMFWLACEELKKETNKTVVEEKVRQVYEDFISILSPKEVSLDSRVREVINRNMLDPTSHTFEDAQKQIYTLMQRDSYPRYMNSSAYTDLLKDLEEPKTEP; this comes from the exons ATGGGTTCGGAGTGgctggagaagaggaagaggcagatgcAGGTTCACCAGGAGGCGGCCGCCACCGTCCTGCATGCACGCGACGCCATGCGCAAGACGCCTCCCAACAACGCGTCCAACGCGTGCTGcttctgctggtgctgctgctgcagctgctcctG TCTGACAGTTCGCAGCGATGAGGAGACGGTCCCGAGAGGTCTCGAGCGGAGAACAGACGTCTTGGCCGTGTGTGACGACAG CCCTAAGCCCACCCTGGAGGATGCTCGATCATGGTCCATGTCCTTCGAGCGTCTGATGAAGAGCGCGGCTGGGCGAGGGTGTTTCCGGCAGTTCTTGCGGACGGAGTTCAGCGAGGAGAACATGATGTTCTGGCTGGCCTgtgaggagctgaagaaggagaCCAACAagacggtggtggaggagaaggtgcgGCAGGTCTACGAGGACTTCATCTCAATCCTGTCCCCTAAAGAG gtgAGTCTTGACTCACGGGTCCGAGAGGTGATCAACCGCAACATGCTGGACCCCACCTCCCATACCTTCGAGGACGCCCAGAAGCAGATCTACACCCTGATGCAGCGGGACTCGTACCCACGCTACATGAACTCCTCCGCCTACACAGACCTGCTCAAGGACCTGGAGGAGCCCAAGACTGAGCCCTAG
- the sox32 gene encoding SRY-box transcription factor 32, whose amino-acid sequence MHYPDTYDLCAKNKSMTFEVRPADPEPMLEMQSPSSGPCSPLSEHSDTSCSSPDVKRCSAAALAAQQRVRRPLNAFIIWTKEERRRLAQLNPDLENTDLSKMLGRSWKAMSLAEKRPYMQEAERLRVQHTVDHPTYKYRPRRRKQVKKTPKAPSPEAQPLPASCYPAGPYDLSYTRLPPPHHPHHPQTTPGPSYAHPAGYPAPAAGYARPTPPQYPSAADCFSYNKPPGYQRPAPYPADGHVYGHHGDPAQRYERPAAPGEEEQYWLYHGQLYPALPCMEQYLEQVQLDMLYDLDRSEFEQYLGPGQGHATETADPCGYLEHQHSGGYREERSLS is encoded by the exons ATGCATTACCCCGACACGTACGACCTTTGCGCCAAGAACAAGAGCATGACGTTTGAGGTGCGGCCTGCCGACCCCGAACCGATGCTGGAGATGCAGTCTCCGAGCTCCGGGCCCTGCAGCCCGCTGTCGGAGCACTCGGACACAAGCTGCTCCAGCCCGGACGTCAAGAGGTGTTCCGCCGCGGCGCTGGCGGCGCAGCAGAGGGTGCGGAGGCCGCTGAACGCCTTCATCATCTGGACCAAAGAGGAGCGCAGGCGCCTGGCGCAGCTCAACCCCGACCTGGAGAACACGGACCTCAGCAAAATGCTCG GCCGCTCGTGGAAGGCCATGTCTCTGGCGGAGAAGCGGCCCTACAtgcaggaggcggagcggcTGCGCGTGCAGCACACCGTCGACCACCCCACCTACAAAtaccgcccccgccgccgcaaGCAGGTCAAGAAGACCCCCAAGGCGCCCTCCCCCGAGGCCCAGCCCCTCCCCGCCTCCTGCTACCCCGCCGGGCCCTACGACCTGAGCTACACCCGGCTGCCCCCCCCGCACCACCCGCACCACCCGCAGACGACCCCCGGCCCCTCCTACGCTCACCCGGCCGGCtaccccgcccccgccgccggctACGCCCGCCCGACCCCGCCGCAGTACCCCAGCGCGGCCGACTGCTTCTCCTACAACAAGCCCCCCGGGTACCAGCGGCCCGCCCCCTACCCGGCCGACGGCCACGTGTACGGTCACCACGGCGACCCCGCCCAGCGCTACGAGCGCCCCGCGGCTCCGGGCGAGGAGGAGCAGTACTGGCTGTACCACGGGCAGCTGTACCCCGCCCTGCCCTGCATGGAGCAGTACCTGGAGCAGGTGCAGCTGGACATGCTGTACGATCTGGACCGCAGCGAGTTCGAGCAGTACCTGGGGCCCGGCCAGGGCCACGCCACAGAGACCGCCGACCCCTGTGGCTACCTAGAGCACCAGCACAGCGGGGGCTACAGGGAGGAGCGCTCCCTGTCATGA
- the lypla1 gene encoding acyl-protein thioesterase 1, translating into MCGNSMSAPLPAVVPAARKATAAVIFLHGLGDTGHGWASAFTGIKTPHVKYICPHAPTIPVTLNMRMSMPAWFDIYSLNHDADEDASGIKRASENLKALIDHEVKNGIPSHRIMLGGFSQGGALSLYTALTSQHKLAGVIALSCWLPLRNSFPQASACGANADVPLLQCHGDADGIVPVHFGRQSVEKMKSLINPANITFKTYRGLAHDACPEEMVEVKRFIEKQLPPI; encoded by the exons ATGTGCGGTAACAGCATGTCAGCTCCTCTACCTGCCGTGGTGCCTGCCGCGCGGAAAGCCACCGCCGCG GTTATATTTCTACATGGTCTTGGTGATACGGG ACATGGGTGGGCAAGTGCCTTCACAGGCATCAAAACACCCCATGTGAAGTACATCTGTCCGCATGC TCCAACGATACCAGTTACCTTAAACATGAGGATGTCCATGCCCGCATG GTTCGACATTTATAGCTTGAACCACGACGCGGATGAGGACGCATCGGGTATCAAACGAGCGTCAGAAAATT TAAAAGCCCTAATAGACCATGAAGTGAAAAATGGAATTCCCTCTCATAGGATAATGCTGGGTGGTTTCTCCCAG GGTGGAGCGCTGTCTCTCTACACCGCTCTGACTTCTCAGCACAAGCTCGCCGGTGTGATTGCTCTGAGCTGCTGGCTGCCTCTACGGAACTCCTTCCCTCAG GCCTCGGCCTGCGGCGCCAACGCAGACGTGCCTCTGCTGCAGTGCCACGGGGACGCGGACGGCATCGTCCCCGTGCATTTCGGTCGCCAGAGCGTGGAGAAGATGAAAAGTCTCATCAACCCGGCCAACATCACCTTCAAAACGTACCGCGGCCTGGCTCACGACGCCTGCCCAGAG gaAATGGTGGAGGTTAAGAGGTTCATAGAGAAACAGCTCCCGCCCATCTGA